In Perca fluviatilis chromosome 14, GENO_Pfluv_1.0, whole genome shotgun sequence, a genomic segment contains:
- the LOC120573593 gene encoding type I phosphatidylinositol 4,5-bisphosphate 4-phosphatase-B-like has translation MADGERSPLLSEQYDGTNGSLYGYPSKPQSFAPFPSSVAASEPPPPYSPQGSPDSSSAPVISCRVCQSAISVEGKAHQHVVKCSICNEATPIKNAPVGKKYVRCPCNCLLICKVTSQRIACPRPYCKRVINLGPVHIGRESPEPQRQPVGIRIICGHCSNTFLWTEFSDRTLARCPHCRKVSSIGRRYPRRRSLLCFMLFFVLVASTAGLVVGTWKSAQDSKGIYVSWVLLIVLALFTMARTIYWRCLKISDPISNIA, from the exons ATGGCGGACGGGGAACGGTCGCCGCTACTGTCCGAGCAATACGACGGGACCAACGGCAGCTTGTATGGATATCCGTCAAAACCACAGA GTTTTGCGCCGTTCCCCAGCTCGGTGGCAGCAAGTGAGCCTCCGCCCCCCTACTCGCCGCAGGGCAGCCCGGACAGCAGCAGCGCTCCGGTCATCAGCTGCCGCGTCTGTCAGAGCGCCATATCTGTGGAGGGCAAGGCGCACCAGCACGTGGTGAAGTGCAGCATCTGCAACGAAGCTACG CCGATAAAGAACGCCCCTGTTGGAAAGAAGTACGTCCGCTGTCCATGTAACTGTCTCCTGATCTGCAAAGTCACGTCGCAGAGGATCGCCTGTCCGAGACCGTACTG TAAACGTGTCATCAACCTGGGACCAGTTCACATCGGCAGGGAGAGTCCTGAACCGCAGCGTCAGCCCGTCGGCATCCGGATCATCTGTGGACACTGCTCTAATACATTCCtg TGGACGGAGTTTTCAGACCGGACCTTGGCCCGATGTCCGCACTGCCGAAAAGT CTCTTCTATTGGTCGGCGGTACCCCAGGAGGAGGAGCCTACTGTGCTTCATGCTGTTCTTCGTCCTCGTCGCCTCCACTGCAGgacttgtg GTTGGTACATGGAAGAGCGCCCAGGACTCTAAAGGGATCTACGTCTCGTGGGTGCTGCTGATCGTGCTCGCTCTGTTCACAATGGCAAGAACCATCTACTGGAGGTGTCTGAAAATCAGCGACCCCATATCCAACATcgcgtag